The following DNA comes from Scomber scombrus chromosome 7, fScoSco1.1, whole genome shotgun sequence.
TAACTTGAAATGTGCAAGCTTTGTTTATCCCTAGTATATTTGGTGTTGCTGATATTGTCtatttaattaaacatatgTACACTGTTTGAGCAGGAACATAACATTTTATACGGACTGTGTTTCAGATTCCCTGTTGGTTTTCCACTCAAATACTTTGTGGACAAATGCTGCCCCCTTTATATGATTTTGTGGGTAAGATCATAtctataataaacaaaacaacacccACATCCACTACCCAGTTAGGGATGGGTGCTGGACCAAGTCTGCACACCGTGtgcagacttttctttttactcttaAATCATATCTATAACAGtactaatgaaaacatttttaaaaagtacattttgtgtgattttctgttCTCTTGCATTAAAGGCTTATACTATTagtttaaccccagtgtgcttggtaaaaaaaaaacataccatcCATCATAACATCACTAGATgcaaaaaaggaatttaatggGGTACACTTGACATATCTCTTTGCAGTACTGGACAAATTTGGCATTGGATCATATTTCAGCTCATGGATCAAAATACTATACAACTCCACATTAGCTTCTGGTATAACCAATGGACATATCTCACCGCTCTTTTAGTTGAAACAGGGAACTAAACAAGGATGTCCACTCTCACTATTActatttgttctttttatagGACCACTTGCAGCATCTGCCTGGCAACATGACAACATCACTGGATTTtgaacaacagcaaataaatacaaaattagCTTATTTGTAGATGATACACTTCCATATCTCACAAACCCACAAACCTCGCTTCACCAAGTGCATAGTCTAATTAACCAATTCAGTAAAATCTCTCTATGGCTACTTCATCAATTGGTCAAAATCGGAAATCTTACCCCTTCATGGCACACATTGGAATGTTGAGGTCTGCAATACACTCATCAAAATATCTTCTCAGTTAAATATGTATCTTCAAAACGAAAGCATTAACCAGTACTcaaattaagtaaaataataCTAGTATTATAATCAAACCAATTCAGCTATATTcttcaacacaaacagcaacaacaacaacaaaaacaacccaaatacattaatgtttaattattaaatctaacaagaacaacaaatagAAGACCTCAATTTCACACCTCTCCTGAAAAACACTGAAGGTGATTTAGCTAGATGGAACAAATGACCACTCTCTCTTATAGGACGTATCGCAGCCATAAAGATAAATATACTACCAAAACTCATCTACCTGTTTCAAATGACCCCAGTTACCCCTCCACAAAAAATGGGTCAATATATTAGACAGTCTTGTCACTTCATTCTACTGGAACTAGAAAAAGCCCAAAATCAGTCATTAAGAGGCTTAGAAGCACCTCATTTTCACCTATATTTCATATCCGCTCAACTACAGTATAAGACATTGGACAACAGATACCACGCCTACAGTATGTTTAGACACAGAACTCCTTAGCACTCACATTGTCCTGCTGTGTGGTCAAATGCCTCAAAAAAAGATCTCAATAAACTTCAAATAGTCAAAAATAGAGCAGCGCGTCTAGCCCTCAAGTGTAAAAAGAGGACCAACACTTTATATATGTACAAATGTTTATCTTGGCCTATGGTAGAACAAAGACTATCAGGATGtctaattttgtttgttttttaggaaTATCTGtatcaacaaaaaaacccaattgTCTACACAAGCTAATTCATTACACTAAAAACAGGCATAATTACTCTACCAGACAGGCGGTAAAAGGAAGGTTTACAATGCCGATACCCAAATCTGATGCAGTGAAAAAACTGTTATGTACAGAGCTGTGTAGAAATGGAATTTGTTACCTTGTGCAATTATTGAAATCaaagataaaatacaatttaacaaACAGCTTGAAATCCACCTCATGAATTCTCATAGATATATACTGCATTTGTACATGTTGAACATTTGTGTGACTGTATAGATCCTCACATGTATTGATGTAGTCGTAGATGTATATGTATGGATGTAgacctgttttttctttttctggtatGATTTAGTAGTTGTGAGGTTGTCTCTTCCCCTTGATGtaaaattgatttaatttaagttttggGGGGACCTTGTATGGTGGAGGCAGGGTAATGCTGTTTTTTGAGGGGTGTTATtgcaaaaaaatatacacatatttattatgtattattagaCTTCAATACCcataaataaattcacaataacattatttattcaCAATAACGTATTAATGTATTCAcaataacttatttatttatgatttattcttgtttcttttttattacaacacaacatgaacatcacagaaacactgcactgaagtttaacactgtggtacaaacacatgtaacaacacatttatatttgatcATTGTATGAGCACAACATTAACTatctataaatgtgtgtatttgctgtttattttgtttgttgtatgcTTGTAAGTACAgtttgtgtgtatactgtaaGCACGAGGCTTACTTggtatttattctatttattattgtttatcttAGCCTACGtagtatttattctatttttattacaacaaaacatgaaGATCACAGAAACACTAAACTGCAGTTTAATACTGTGGTACAAATGCATgaaaaaacttttaaacttttgaatagggcttaatttttatttattttttaaaaatgttgtttaactccaagcagcagccttttatctgcggcttaacgcaacacacagaagaaaatgtGCGGGGATATTAGTGAGGGGTTAAGATGGCGATAGTTCACGCAACACATCCTGGTTTGTAATAGGCTAGTTAGTCAGTAAACTCGGCATTGTCTGAAGCAGAAAATGTGctcttttatttacagtttaaacgTTTCACCATGTTGTGTTTCAGATTCAAGATAACGGAGCTGCGGTAGCTTCCGGgttgagctttcaaaataaaacatttgttattGTGCGCGTCTTCATATTAttaacaaataaacatattgatccgattattcataaataaatttGAGCCTTGTAAATTACGGGAGATTCCTGTGAGAAATGACCAAACTGGAGGGCAGCAGGAGATGGGTCTGAAATACGGGAGAAGCAAGGTAAAAACGAGAGTGTGCAGCTATATACAGGATCCTCACCTTCTCTTTCACCTTTAACTTCCATCTGGCACGACCAGCAGCACCAATTTGGTCACATAGTCTATTTCAGCCAGAACAGCTGATTGGCTAAACTCAGCTAAACATTATTATCTAATGACAGGGCAGTAAGTGAGTGAGGAGTTAACTGAATAAATAATCCAAACAGGAGTCATGTCCTCACTTGCGTTTATACTCAGGGACATTTACAGAAAACAGGATCATGGCTTCCCACCCaacaataaacatgattttagaGGCTAACCTATGAGTCATGTTGCAAaactttcttccctcccttttctGCTTTCTCCGCCTCGTCCTCCCCCTTAAACCCCAGGACAACCATAAAAGTGTTTGCCCTGTTGCGGGGTTTCACTCTCGGACAGACAGCACGGCGGCGTGTATTGGACCAATTAACGGGCCGGTCAGTAAGTTTCCCAGCTGAGCGTGTTTTCCTGGGCGgcctctgctctctctgcagGACAAACTGCAGGCCTACAACACAGATACCAACAAGTTTGCAATGGGCTCGTCTGGGGCTTTAGTCTGCGCCATCGCATTTGTCCTAACTGTACTGAGCTCAGCATCCACAGGTCAGTGCTGATGTTggtttttcctccttccttttgttGTTCATGCCAgaaattgttgtgttttcttcttggGTGATAGCCCCGGCTCCGTTTTTGTTAGCCTTGAACTGCTGTAAGTGTGTTTATTTCAACTGTGGAGCCTCTTACATTCCTTTCCGTATACACAAATACttttaatgacatgtttattctgataagattttatttgtgttaCCAGTGGTTGAACTGAATATAACTGAGTACAATAACTGAAGTGACTCCAATTTTCAGTTACATTATTATGGTGCTTCACAACATTTCATAAGTCAATACTGTActcattgtttcatttatttcactgcTAAAGCTACGAAGACTGCTGATTCAGACTTATGGTGTATTTCAGACTCCTTATACATACAGATGAAATATGATGCACTGTTAAACTACCAGAGATCATGCACACTATCAAAATCTGCTCCATCTCAACCAGCTACAACACTGAAATCAGTAATAATAAAGGGGAGCATTCTGCCTTTTAATactgtgaatacatttttctgacatAACATCCAAACCTTACTTaagtgtcattttttattacagGACTTAAACTAGCAGTGAAATAATTTGAGATGGTAAAAGTGCTACTATTACTCATGTAAATATATGAATTCTTCTTCCACCGCTGACTGTTTCAGTAAAATTTATGTGTACAGTGCAGAGTTGCATAACATTGTCTGGCTTTCCTGTCTgccgctctctttctctttgtgtgtgttaaactttCCAGATGACAGATGCCTCTATGAGCAATGTGAGGCCACCTTTGACATTGACAAAATCATGcaaggtgtgtgtttttgtgtgctttattttttattttttgcatgagTGTATTCACATATAAGTGCAGTATGTTTCCAAGCACCCATTAGAAGACACATGGCATTTTGGCAAGCAGCCTCAACTTCAAGAGGTTAAGGTTACGACTGGATTTTAGCTTATGCATGCCTTTTTAATGGGCCAAGTTATGGATTACAGAGGCTGTCATATGTATAGAAATataaatgtgcatttgtttcttttctgtcttttgtcttaaacttatgtgtgtatgtaattgTTTTAGCTGCCAACTTTATAAAAATTCATGTGTCTTAAAGAGTTGCAGCCACCAGATTCATTCATGTTGCAGAAAGAGGCAGATTTATCGGATCTCTTTGATCCCAAAGGTATGTCCTGTTTTATCCTGTTACCATTTGTTATTTTGACCTTCATTTGATTCAACTACATACAAGACCAAACTTGGTTTTGGTAGATGTATGTGTCCTCTTCAAACATTTATCACTGTAGCTGCTCAGATTTGTCtgtctaacttttttttttccttttttaactttGGCCAGTAATGAATCACACAGTCGTAAGTGAcctcttttatttcttgttttctctgttttcataGAGTTCCCCATAGAGCAGGTACTTGTGTCTCCACGGCGTGATGGCTTGAATGACAGAGGTAGGTATTCATCTGTTGTGTCTTTTGCTTTCTCTTACAAATCTTTCCTGTCATATTCCAACAAATCCTGACCAACAAAGCAGCACTTCTaaatgaaaacaccaaaatgaaCTGCTGTTTAATGATAATTGCCTTTATTCTTTCAGGGGGCTTCGCACCTAGAGGACGTGTGTATctattttcttctatttcttttGAGTTTTCATTTAACACGTATCATTTAAAACCTCCTTCTACTGCACAAGTATCAAGTCACAGTATTGTTTCTGTTCTTCCCTCAAAGGTCGACCAAGTTTCGGGCCCCGTTCTCATCCTCCTGCGCTGGACTATCCTGTTCAGTTCCCTCTTGGCCGGCCGACCTCGGACAATCTCCAAGCCATCTGTCTCCATGGAGACCATCGTCCCCGCTACCCAGACTCCTATTTTCCTACCTCTGGTTTTGGCCAACAGGTCCGAAGGGCCAGTGCTATCAATAAAGCAGAGTCTTGGTTTAGTGAATGCTGCAAAGGGAACCAGACATTGGGGAGGGAAGTGACCCTCTGTTGTGCCACACAAGCTGTGAGTTTTCACAACAGCCACGATTTTTGTTCAAAGATGATATTTTCAGGATTTTAGGATCTTGTTAGTCTCAATGATgaaaaacataatatttaattataatgcACTGTGGAGATAAAATTAAATCCCAGACAAATATAATTTCATGCTGAAAACCAAGATATAATTACTGTTACAGTTCTGATGTCTGCTTAATCCCTTAAGTGGAGACGTTTTCATAGGCTTTATATTATTTGCAacttttatgttaattttgacTTGATTCCTGAAGCtgtaatgtgttagtgtgtttttcttcagatgCTTTTGTATCatgccaaatatttttttttaaagagcaggGAACATTCTTCACATTGCAGAGATGATACTCACATTTTTGAATCAAAGTTGAAGGCCTCGGGTGCTTCCAGTCGATTAGCGCATTATATGCAGCCCTGGCAGACATAACAGACAGGCCTTGGTGTGAGCACCAGCGGAGCTTACTGATGGCAAACAACAAACCTGTCCaaagttatttttcattacCTTAATCTTAAGACTTTATGCTTACcatgtttctttttgtaatttttggtGTCTTAAGTGGCTCTTAAGTGGCTCTGCATAATTGTAGGTGCTCTATTCATTCAGCTTACAGCCTCAGGCATGCACATTTCATGCCAGTACTCAAGAATTAATTTATACACCCtgactgttgttattgttttttatgtttgctgTAGTGGAAGCAGTCAGTCAGTTACTTCTGTGAGGAGGACTCATCTGTTAAGGATCGACTCTATCACTGCTGCAGACTACGAGGCAACGAAAGACTAAACTGCTTCCATAACGATGCACCGAACCCAAACTATGAGGCAACAGAGGAGCTGCCGGTGCTGCCGCTCCCCTCTTCTGCCCCCTTCAACTTTGACCCCAACACTTGCCAGAGGTATgcgggaaaataaataaaatgaaaataataaatgaaagttTGAAGCCTGTTTCACTTCTGACCACAACCAGCGTCACTGATTGTGTATTAATCTGGCGGACCCTCAACAGCTTTGAGGGCTAAGTCAAACAGATTGGGTTCTTAAACAAGCTGTAGGCCTAATTGCTATTGCACAAACACTTTAACAAAGGGCTGATAGACTCTTAGTGCTTTCATAGCTCATTGCAACTTTATTTGATgacatctactgtatgtttatatgtatttatgtcttttgttcattttctgattTGTAACAAAAGTATAGAATAACACCAGCCTTAGTCTTTAAGACAAAGGAGAGGATGAATTTAAAGAAGGGCTGTTGATTCAATACACATTTTGCAAACCGcacttcctttattttttttatttattttttcatcctGCTGGTCCGGGGAATAGAACCAGCGACCCTCCAGTCATGACCTTGCTTCTCTTACCTTTTGGCCATTTTAAATGATTCCAAGAAGCCAAAGTAGGTCATATCCGTGTTGTTATGTCTTGTATGTTGCAGGACAGTGATGACTCCATATAGTGTCAgaagaaacagaggaaaaaaggagaagaaaccAGTTACTTCCCAAAAAGTTGACATCAGGTTTCCCCCTGGACGACCCACTGCAGCTGTCATTGAGTCACTGTGTCGCAACCAGAAGATTCGCCCCCTCTATAGCAACAAGTGCCTGCCCAATATAGGCTACGAATGGCTGGCTCGTCAGGCCAAGACCATTAATCGCATGGAGAAGGGATTCAAACAGTGTTGCAAAAAGAGGCAGGATGTGGTCGTTTGTGCTGAACAAAAGGTACAGCGAGAAACCTACACACCtaaatgttttgtcatttttggtaAAGTAATATGGCCTTTCTCTTTAATTCCTTCTGATGTTGTTGCTCCTTTTGTGTCTTAGTGGCGTGAGGAGCTGAACAAGTTTTGCTTGCATAAGAACAGTGATGAGACCAGTTCTCGCTGTTGTTTGGACAATGGAGAAAATGATCGATTTGACTGTTTCCAAAACATATCTCCCGACCCACATTACAACATGACTTCAGTCACTGAAGAGCTCTCGCTTAACAAAATCTGTGACACGCACAAGATCATCAAGAAGAAGTAAGACAGTACTTCCTACATTtgtccttccatcttcctgtctccttttatCTAGTTCAACAATacgtttttcttttaaatgtggcCTTTGTacatttcctcttcttctgtttctttcaatgctttttgttatttgttctgccacagaaaatacatttatctcAAGCTGCCTAATAAATTGAAATATCTCTTTAACTTGAAATATGCAAGCTTTGTTTATCCCTAGTATAATTGGTGTATAATCTGATATTGTCTATTTAATTAAACATGGGTACACAATATGTTTGAGCAGgaacataacattttattctgACTGTGCTTCAGATTCCCTGTTGGTTTTCCACTCAAACACTTTGTGGACAAATGCTGCCCCCTGTCGCCACAAGACCAGACTGATTGTTTTGGGCAAAGGGTGAGTAAAAAAATCAGTCAAAACTCATCAAAAAGGAAGTGAgtctgtttatatatatatatatatatatatatatatatatatatatatatatatatatatatatatatatatatatatatatatatatatatatatatatatatatatatatatatatatatatatatatatatatatatatatgtgtgtgtgtggagtctcCACAGTGCATCTctaaaattataaatatatatatatatatatatataaaagtggGGATGGGGAGTAAAGCAGTAAATGTAGTATTTGAAGTGCTTAAGGTTGggaaatataaacacaaaattCTGACTTTTCTAATTCTATATCACCTTTTCTGTTCCTGACATCAGCTTAAGGAAACGTCACAGAACCTGTGTTCATCACAGAGGATCTACACATCTATTGACCACTGTTGCCGTCTACCTGTCCAAGAGTCTCCACAGTGCATCTCTAAAATTCTCATGGATGCCATCACCAAGGCAACCAATCTCTTAcgccagaagaagaagaaaaggtgCCCGATCTCCTAAACCCCTGTGACCTTTTGCTGCTGACCCCCACTGGCACTGGGCCATTCGGTTGATGGCACACAAATTCCACTTAAAGGTCTGTAAGATGAAAAGCACATCTAAAGTGTGAACCAAATTCTAGCTTCATCTACTCCCAgtgatatttttcatattttcatctgGGATCACTTGGGAAGCATTTCCATCACAAGAGTGCATTCATAAAGATACCAAGATATTGTTTAATGCATAGTTGATTAACCAGACTGTTGTCTGTGTCACTGTACCACTATTTTAATAGGCTgctttttgcatatttgattatgaatgtattttctttattccttcGGAAGCTGCAAGGTCAGCTATCCTCTTTATATGATTTTGTGGTTAAGATCAAATCTATAACAGttctaataaaaacatttttaaaatgtaagttgtgttgttttctgttttcttacaTTGAAGGCTTATACTGTTagtttaaccccagtgtgcttGGTAAAATAAGAAAACTCAAGCTGGTGAGGATTATTGGCAACTGAGTGTAAATGTGATGGTCACAAGTAAGAAACATGTtatgaaatgtgtcttttagataaacattgaaacacatacatttatagTGGTCAGAATATCACCTGGACAAATTGACATAAAGACTTGAATgtaattaattagtttttgCTCATGTACTCTTTTAAACCATTtgatgttatactgtatgtttcttaACTGTGcacaaatgtgatttttattgaattttatttttgtttatcatTTGTTGAAGAAACTGTTTTTACAACACAAACAAGGCATACTTCATACAATTGAAACttttcacagaataaaaacTAGAAGTCTGAGTAGAGCTCATTTCCATAGATGTCTGACCAACTAACTACATAAAGTATagcataaaatacatttttatcccCACTAATTAATCAGGGCTACAAACTATGTACCCACAAATTACACAATtgagattttcctttttttagtaCCACGTCAGAAATTTCCAGGAATTAAATAATATTGTAGGCCAGCTCTCTGATTAAGAAGACTATTAAACAATTACAACATATCATATTGTATATATAGTGGTCAAAGAAGTTGAGAAGAGTTACAGTAAGACACTTACAAAGTgttgatttttctttatttttcttttttaatgtagtgcttttgctttgtttttggtGCATGCCTCAGGACCTGTTTTGAACCACCAAACAAAGTTGTCtcatattttgtattaaaagatggattcacaatttttaaatTCTGACTTAAACAATAGTCAGCTGCCCATATGAATGTCAAAgcaataatcattatttgctgtaatcattcctcctgtgtATACCAGtaattagaagatcccttcaaaAAGCACTTACATTGTAGATATTGACCCCCCCTATACTTAGCTTGAATGTGCATTATCAAGGAATCTCTTAAAAGATggcttcacaatttttcaagtatgtcttaaaacaacagtcaggtgtccgtatgaacactgaaagaggttttcctcactgtaatcattcctcctgttcatactgataattaaaagatcttcaaaagtgctttcattgtaagtgatgggggcaaAAATCCatagtgtgtccacacagtcattttgtgcaaaaatgcatttaaaagtttatctgaggcTTATATGAATctgcagcagtctgagttactcatatcaagtggatatctgccacatttagggtttttttggcattaaattccctctttttgtttcctcagacagtgtttacctgttgagctgtggtgtataGTCACAAAAAGAGGAACTCTGACACTAAAAAGACTCTACTTTTTGACTCTACTTGAATTGACTAattttggacagctgaagcttcaaaTCTTCAGATATAATGCCATACAATAccatatgatatgatacgatataactttatttgtgtTATAACTGTTTTAGCTTAGAATAGTGTTGCTTTAACTTCTCTGTACAGCACCTTGAATCAACTTGTGTGTATGAcacgctttataaataaaactgccttgcctttaATTAAACATGCATTTATAAGTAAGAGAGTTTTCATAGATGtacaaaacacagcaaacagtcaTGAGAATCATACTTATCACATCATATCCTCTGGATTCAGATCTCAATTAATCTTTTGATTTtcatgtgcttctctctcctatcctttctctctgtcctctctaccccaaccggtcgaggcaaatggccgcccactttgagcctggttctgcctgaggtttcttcccgttaaaagggagttttttcttgccactgtcgccaagtgcctgctcatgtgggaatgttggggtctctttaaaattaaacttgaagAGAAGGGTTTAGAcatgctctatgtgtaaagtgccttgagatgacctttgttgtgatttggcgctatataaataaagattgattgattgattgattgaattagAAGCACAATGATTTTAACAGGGCAGACTGATGTAT
Coding sequences within:
- the LOC133983259 gene encoding extracellular matrix protein 1-like — its product is MGSSGALVCAIAFVLTVLSSASTDDRCLYEQCEATFDIDKIMQELQPPDSFMLQKEADLSDLFDPKEFPIEQVLVSPRRDGLNDRGGFAPRGRRPSFGPRSHPPALDYPVQFPLGRPTSDNLQAICLHGDHRPRYPDSYFPTSGFGQQVRRASAINKAESWFSECCKGNQTLGREVTLCCATQAWKQSVSYFCEEDSSVKDRLYHCCRLRGNERLNCFHNDAPNPNYEATEELPVLPLPSSAPFNFDPNTCQRTVMTPYSVRRNRGKKEKKPVTSQKVDIRFPPGRPTAAVIESLCRNQKIRPLYSNKCLPNIGYEWLARQAKTINRMEKGFKQCCKKRQDVVVCAEQKWREELNKFCLHKNSDETSSRCCLDNGENDRFDCFQNISPDPHYNMTSVTEELSLNKICDTHKIIKKKFPVGFPLKHFVDKCCPLSPQDQTDCFGQRLKETSQNLCSSQRIYTSIDHCCRLPVQESPQCISKILMDAITKATNLLRQKKKKRCPIS